ATATAGAACCAATAACTACCCAAAAAAGAGCAATAGGACCATAAAGAGCACCAAGGATAGGCCCAAAAACTGGTCCAAGGCCTGCAATATTTAACAATTGGATCAAAAAAATTTTAAATGGTCCCATCTTAACATAGTCAACACCATCGAACATTTTATATACAGGTGTAACTCTAGAGTAATCTGCACCAAATATACGCTCTACTACCTTCCCATATATAATATACCCTAAAAACAAGGCAATTAACGAAAGAAAAAAATATACAATTGAGGACATGTGGTCTCCATTAAAGCCGTTTCTATTTTATTAGACTATATATAGTTAGTTACCTTATAGTTAACTTATTAATTAGATTAAAACAAAATTAGATTAAAACAAATATATATTAATTTCTAAAAATAAGCCCCCCCTTCACAACATAAAACCTGAATTAAGTAAAGAAAAATAGTTTTCTCAGCTTTCTGAATAAGAAATTATATTTTACAAAAATAAAAAAATAACTCTTTGTTCACGACAAATTATATCTGTAAAAAAGTCTAGGATAAATGTAGATAAGATAAAATACTACTCTGGCAACCCATTAAAATAAAAATTAATGAAAAAGCTATACAACACTAACTAAAAAAATTCATATAATCCTTTTTCATTATAGTATATCTATCTAAAACTAAAAATAAATCTATTAAATAATAGCTACTTAGATTATTCATTATTAAAACCAAGTATATTCAATATAACTACTCCATAATAAATGTATTATTTATATTGTAATTAATAAAACAATAATATCTTATTATACTATTACAGTATAACTGTAGATAATAGTTAATTATACATATATTCTAATTATATTTAGAGTAATATTTAATTTATTTACCTAGATCTTTACTAACAATTTATATAATAATGTAACATATATTATTAACAGGCTCTATCATTATAGAAGATATGACTTATCTTAAGCTCTAGTTCTATTTACTCATGCATGAAAAGGAGTGAGCTCATGCTAGGTGAATATTCCATTACAGAAATTATAATTTTTTTAATAATTATAGTAAGTTGTTTATGGTTTGACTTACATGCACATAAATCTGATAAAGTTATTTCGGTAAAAAATGCTTTTTTATGGTCTAGTATCTGGATCTCTCTTGCGCTTTTATTTGCTATCTATATTGGGTGTATGTTTGGCCTTGAAAAAGCACAACTTTTTCTAACTGGATATTTACTTGAAGAGTCACTCTCTGTCGATAATCTATTTGTTATTATGGCTATTTTTGCCTCTTTTTCTATAAAAGATGAAATGCAACATAGAGTACTTTACTATGGAATACTTGGTGCATTAGTTATGCGACTTCTTTTTGTGGCTGTAGGCAGTTCACTTGTTACACTCTTTGGTCCTTATGCATTAGCTAGTTTTGGTATTTTTGTACTATGGACAGCATGGAAAATGTGGAAAGAGCAAAAAAAGAAGCATAGTGAGATAATAGATTACTCTAAGCATTGGTCTGTTAAAATAGCACGTTGGTTAATGCCTGTTCATCCTCAGCTAGATGGACATAATTTTTTCATAAAAGTTTCAGAGCATAATAGATTGATTTGGAAAGCTACACCACTTTTCCTTTGTCTTCTTGTAATTGAATTCTCAGATGTGATGTTTGC
The sequence above is drawn from the Lawsonia intracellularis PHE/MN1-00 genome and encodes:
- a CDS encoding TerC family protein: MLGEYSITEIIIFLIIIVSCLWFDLHAHKSDKVISVKNAFLWSSIWISLALLFAIYIGCMFGLEKAQLFLTGYLLEESLSVDNLFVIMAIFASFSIKDEMQHRVLYYGILGALVMRLLFVAVGSSLVTLFGPYALASFGIFVLWTAWKMWKEQKKKHSEIIDYSKHWSVKIARWLMPVHPQLDGHNFFIKVSEHNRLIWKATPLFLCLLVIEFSDVMFAFDSIPAIIAITQEPFLIYTSNIFAILGLRSLYFLLAAAKRYLRYLEKSIIVILAYIGFKMLLDVVGIIHISPLVSLGIVIICLTIGILASLFIPQTTTLSHNNTIHT